One Nocardia sp. BMG111209 DNA segment encodes these proteins:
- a CDS encoding ATP-binding protein has translation MEVYVECEVLEVRLRLAPATDASPLETLVLRAIDPDPHGAGPQEQRRGVDTYLELAQMFGLTPRMMIDLLGDLWRAQRVGIDFGAQPERIRLTEKARAELGQLSERDFLSSSSRSSDTQKILLETLTGAVLPIGAARWRARHAGLKVPRSSLDKRPRDIERHELAAAVQRNLERIDDRAPSRVADVHLVPDPQRTGNPIQYFALTVKAGIDHRGRLLVQVEDRALTRTAQREATARLQQLIEDDPTHNFVKTLRGQATPIHEPLERVDLQLAALQRSIAGLAATEPAHRQSEHDRVAAAATLLGIEIADMAARQTRVVAIRTTDEHRAEICAMLESARQQVVFVVPWIRYNGLAPFVETITAAVARGVHIVILWGIDRNRGTLENNVLNALDGIERAARASGAGGALHYDRGLPSHVHAKLVIADDRRFLVTSKNFFTASELAEFGVAATALDDTLAPLAADVLRWARDATPSPQVAEAIVTDHRMFGNRAPYPAPALSLPRADATLLAAAPGSAELRVWASAWQTTGEYLGDLLTGLLPVASLVTDGLHRTLMWEALRNAAARVVICSDRLSPDIVTDDFIDEVNRCVARGTDVTIVYRRFPDTEQERGRHQAGILADLAGNRGTGRGRLLIRCDEDSHAKVLVTDDLVVVGSYNYLSFEATYRSGRRRQRSEVSLQLYSPTMALAIAAMVEDGTPGIPAPATEPHAPTIPVDSLRANELLVALAAAPRSAAGAKPPDSAEIATRVRTIASLCRSGTTEFAIATVLAEAGADPRTLERLYAAVVSELAVDDISHDGWCIRLVDILWRRGNWVAAHVVRTAIDSETVVPRRSVTALAAAHRSTGCPPLLAETALTEAATPAEVTALSIWAAATYLDTGHSVLRDGAELLLEMVAPAARAFIELALESVAAMGLLPRQALADRTSVEARQAESERAWLTLGEAIRAFRQAQHSCVQERMTKSYLLEPGGQISMLELLADSRDPVATRGWLADNGGERGQWLDKSTRESGSHHLINGRSRRVMLTKVGDIFHAAEIATAAELQPEPEQAFTAAWLAAAPRLRDAARAARAELSADIENHLAAAALDDLLDVVSPAPGPAPGAVRPESWRYPGLLVAEVSESPTPRRRARALALDLYRAWTPDSAIAWLIESGEFFTADELIDQISTSATATETKALRDRVAAERIRAVERVSARCRELLARYDRAGIPEPALPDFREALDLRVADTAARLDALEHALGQAERAAGEALSARLRLRATEIPALRARHITELISAGELRIARDVLDGTGDGPVVPLHVTERQWRWPNLSLDQVVGTLTQPLVRRPGTEIFVPAADDTAARRFLDALAALAAGAPDATAAYVGAVQGLIARVDVGPVITETGGRRYGTLMLPDLPHLPHLAFVERTGVPVVIGSPPGDGGVRICLSLRLSEPVHRGSGVAVIDISSTLSLLAAGDDGKSRDRSDRVIAFLRTICTQLAFDDVVEPAALAYATVDELRPRLWWLLYLLSVAQAPTVLDGLLEISGGHPEPLWQILRDEIARVHHHGDRFGLERIREHLGEIALGAVRRDIDDDAATATLLVMIAYQVFDEQGIRDGVVVILQELNSPISVDAVIDIDAALERLRHRRYLRPGGAGDTAPGSCGCGIVRSLARSNPIASAERIIAQLVAAHDNDRQRRAKDAMRRRAAIGYLHERGRPAIGAVDDARSDVEVNRRLNLEDRWYSPTVVDVHAEAVKVCARLDDSATQVDILLSPESSPPARVFLPPLAVVLLVENLAKNAAEAAAANASAAEADRGTVSIGIAVDGRSRRVVIDVGDSGDGVPAAVRESLERGETPLSTKHSGHGVGLAEVRTTIEDHGGELTLLPDRSRWGGAHFRATLPLYLRGAG, from the coding sequence GTGGAAGTCTACGTGGAATGCGAAGTGCTGGAGGTCCGCCTGCGGCTCGCACCGGCAACCGATGCGTCGCCACTGGAGACGCTGGTGCTCAGGGCCATCGATCCCGACCCGCACGGCGCCGGCCCGCAGGAACAACGTCGTGGCGTGGACACCTATCTGGAACTCGCCCAGATGTTCGGGCTGACCCCGCGGATGATGATCGACCTGCTCGGAGATCTGTGGCGGGCACAACGGGTCGGTATCGACTTCGGCGCGCAGCCGGAGCGGATCCGGTTGACCGAGAAAGCGCGTGCCGAACTCGGGCAACTGAGCGAACGGGATTTCCTGTCGAGCAGCAGCCGCTCCTCCGATACGCAGAAAATCCTGCTGGAGACGCTGACCGGCGCCGTCCTGCCGATCGGTGCGGCTCGGTGGCGGGCCCGGCACGCGGGTCTGAAGGTGCCACGAAGCAGCCTCGACAAACGTCCCCGGGATATCGAGCGCCACGAGTTGGCGGCCGCCGTGCAACGAAATCTGGAACGCATCGACGACCGCGCACCCTCCAGGGTGGCCGATGTCCACCTGGTACCCGATCCCCAGCGAACCGGTAATCCGATCCAATACTTCGCCCTCACCGTCAAAGCCGGTATCGACCATCGTGGCCGGTTGCTCGTCCAGGTCGAGGACCGCGCCCTGACCCGTACCGCGCAACGGGAGGCGACGGCGCGACTGCAGCAACTGATCGAGGACGACCCCACCCACAATTTCGTCAAGACCCTGCGCGGCCAGGCGACGCCTATTCACGAACCACTCGAACGAGTCGATCTCCAGCTCGCCGCGCTACAGCGCTCCATCGCCGGACTCGCCGCGACCGAACCGGCCCATCGTCAGAGCGAACACGACCGCGTAGCCGCGGCGGCGACCCTGCTCGGCATCGAGATCGCGGATATGGCGGCTCGCCAAACGCGGGTCGTCGCGATCCGCACCACGGACGAGCATCGGGCCGAAATCTGCGCGATGCTCGAATCGGCCCGGCAGCAGGTCGTATTCGTCGTTCCGTGGATTCGATACAACGGGCTCGCACCCTTTGTCGAGACGATCACCGCGGCCGTGGCGCGCGGCGTCCACATCGTCATCCTGTGGGGTATCGACCGGAACCGCGGCACGCTGGAGAACAACGTGCTCAACGCGCTCGACGGCATCGAACGTGCCGCACGCGCGAGCGGCGCCGGCGGAGCGCTGCACTACGACCGGGGCCTGCCCTCGCATGTCCACGCCAAGCTGGTGATCGCCGACGACCGGCGTTTCCTGGTCACCAGCAAGAACTTCTTCACCGCCAGCGAACTCGCCGAATTCGGTGTCGCCGCAACCGCTCTCGACGACACCCTCGCTCCGCTGGCGGCGGATGTGCTGCGCTGGGCACGGGACGCCACGCCCTCGCCGCAGGTCGCCGAGGCGATCGTCACCGATCATCGGATGTTCGGGAACCGCGCCCCGTATCCCGCGCCCGCCCTGTCGTTGCCCCGGGCCGACGCGACACTGCTCGCCGCCGCACCCGGATCCGCGGAACTGCGGGTGTGGGCGAGCGCATGGCAGACGACGGGCGAATATCTGGGAGACCTGCTCACCGGGCTGCTCCCGGTCGCGTCGCTGGTCACCGACGGACTGCACCGCACCCTCATGTGGGAGGCGCTGCGCAACGCCGCCGCCCGGGTGGTGATCTGCTCGGACCGGCTGTCTCCCGATATCGTGACCGACGACTTCATCGACGAGGTGAACCGTTGCGTCGCACGGGGTACCGATGTGACGATCGTCTACCGCCGATTCCCCGACACGGAGCAGGAACGCGGCCGGCACCAGGCCGGCATACTCGCGGATCTGGCGGGCAACCGCGGCACCGGGCGTGGCAGACTGCTGATCCGGTGCGACGAGGACAGCCACGCGAAGGTGCTGGTGACCGATGATCTCGTGGTCGTCGGCAGTTACAACTACCTCTCCTTCGAGGCCACCTACCGATCGGGTCGCCGGCGGCAGCGCAGCGAGGTGAGCCTCCAATTGTATTCGCCGACCATGGCTTTGGCGATTGCCGCGATGGTCGAAGACGGTACCCCGGGCATCCCGGCACCGGCGACCGAGCCGCACGCGCCGACGATCCCCGTGGACAGTCTGCGCGCCAACGAACTTCTCGTCGCCCTGGCCGCCGCGCCGAGATCGGCGGCGGGTGCGAAGCCCCCGGATTCGGCGGAGATCGCCACGCGGGTGCGCACCATCGCCTCGCTGTGCCGTTCGGGCACAACGGAATTCGCGATCGCGACGGTCCTGGCCGAGGCGGGCGCCGATCCGCGCACACTCGAACGCCTGTATGCGGCCGTCGTCTCCGAACTCGCGGTCGACGACATCTCGCACGACGGCTGGTGTATTCGCCTCGTGGACATCCTCTGGAGGCGTGGCAACTGGGTCGCCGCGCATGTCGTCCGCACGGCGATCGACTCCGAAACGGTGGTGCCACGCCGTAGTGTGACCGCGCTCGCCGCGGCTCATCGCAGCACCGGCTGTCCACCACTGCTCGCGGAGACCGCGCTGACCGAGGCGGCCACCCCTGCCGAGGTGACGGCCCTCTCGATCTGGGCCGCCGCGACCTATCTCGACACCGGCCACTCCGTCCTTCGCGACGGGGCCGAGTTGCTGCTCGAGATGGTCGCGCCCGCGGCACGCGCATTCATCGAGCTCGCCCTCGAATCCGTGGCGGCGATGGGGCTGCTGCCGCGACAGGCGCTGGCGGACCGTACCTCGGTCGAGGCGCGGCAGGCCGAGTCCGAGCGCGCGTGGCTCACGCTCGGCGAAGCGATCCGGGCTTTCCGGCAGGCCCAGCACAGTTGCGTCCAGGAGCGAATGACCAAGAGCTACCTGCTGGAGCCCGGCGGGCAGATCTCGATGCTCGAACTGCTCGCGGACTCGCGTGATCCGGTTGCGACGCGCGGCTGGCTCGCGGACAACGGCGGAGAACGCGGTCAGTGGCTGGACAAATCGACGCGCGAATCCGGCTCGCACCACCTGATCAACGGTCGCAGCCGCAGGGTGATGCTGACGAAGGTCGGCGACATCTTCCACGCCGCGGAGATCGCCACCGCCGCCGAGTTGCAGCCGGAGCCGGAGCAGGCGTTCACCGCGGCCTGGCTCGCCGCCGCTCCCCGGTTGCGCGACGCCGCACGAGCGGCCCGCGCGGAACTCTCGGCGGATATCGAGAACCACCTGGCCGCGGCTGCCCTCGACGATCTGCTCGACGTGGTCTCGCCCGCACCGGGCCCGGCACCGGGTGCCGTCCGGCCCGAATCATGGCGATACCCCGGTCTACTCGTCGCGGAGGTGTCCGAGTCGCCGACCCCGCGGCGGCGCGCTCGCGCCCTGGCCCTGGATCTCTATCGCGCGTGGACGCCGGACAGCGCGATCGCCTGGCTGATCGAGAGCGGCGAATTCTTCACCGCGGACGAGCTGATCGACCAGATCAGCACGTCGGCAACCGCGACCGAGACGAAGGCGCTGCGCGATCGGGTTGCCGCCGAACGGATTCGAGCAGTGGAGCGGGTTTCCGCGCGGTGTCGTGAACTTCTCGCCCGCTACGATCGCGCGGGCATTCCGGAGCCCGCGCTCCCGGACTTCCGGGAGGCGCTGGATCTTCGGGTTGCCGACACCGCGGCCCGGCTGGACGCGCTGGAGCACGCGCTCGGACAGGCGGAACGGGCCGCCGGCGAGGCGCTGAGCGCACGATTGCGGTTGCGCGCCACGGAGATTCCGGCCCTGCGCGCACGCCACATCACCGAACTGATCAGCGCCGGTGAGCTGCGGATCGCCCGCGACGTGCTGGACGGAACAGGCGACGGGCCGGTGGTCCCGCTGCATGTCACCGAACGGCAGTGGCGGTGGCCGAATCTGTCGCTGGACCAGGTGGTCGGCACCCTCACCCAGCCGCTCGTTCGCCGGCCCGGCACCGAGATCTTCGTGCCGGCCGCCGACGACACCGCGGCACGGCGATTCCTCGATGCACTGGCCGCGCTCGCCGCCGGAGCACCGGATGCCACCGCCGCATATGTCGGAGCTGTCCAAGGACTCATCGCCCGAGTCGATGTGGGGCCGGTCATCACCGAGACCGGCGGTCGCCGCTACGGCACGCTGATGTTGCCGGATCTGCCGCACCTGCCCCATCTGGCCTTCGTCGAGAGAACCGGGGTGCCGGTGGTCATCGGGTCTCCGCCGGGCGACGGCGGAGTCCGAATCTGCTTGTCGCTGCGGCTGTCCGAACCCGTACACCGTGGTAGCGGGGTCGCGGTCATCGATATCTCGAGTACCTTGTCGCTGCTGGCCGCGGGGGACGACGGCAAATCGCGGGACCGTTCGGACCGGGTGATCGCATTCCTGCGCACGATCTGTACCCAACTGGCCTTCGACGACGTGGTCGAGCCCGCCGCCCTGGCCTATGCGACCGTCGACGAACTCCGCCCCAGGCTGTGGTGGCTGCTCTATCTGCTGTCCGTGGCCCAGGCGCCGACCGTACTCGACGGACTGCTCGAGATCAGCGGCGGACATCCGGAACCCTTGTGGCAGATACTGCGCGACGAGATCGCGCGGGTTCACCATCACGGTGACCGATTCGGCCTCGAGCGAATTCGCGAGCACCTCGGCGAGATCGCGCTCGGGGCCGTCCGGCGCGATATCGACGATGATGCCGCGACCGCGACGCTGCTCGTGATGATCGCCTACCAGGTCTTCGACGAGCAGGGCATCCGTGACGGGGTCGTGGTCATCCTCCAGGAGCTGAACTCGCCGATCAGTGTCGATGCCGTCATCGATATCGACGCCGCGCTGGAACGGTTGCGGCACAGGAGATATCTGCGTCCCGGTGGGGCAGGCGATACCGCACCCGGGTCCTGCGGCTGTGGAATCGTCCGCTCGCTGGCCCGTTCGAACCCGATCGCATCGGCCGAACGCATCATCGCGCAGCTCGTCGCGGCGCACGACAACGATCGGCAGCGCCGGGCCAAGGACGCCATGCGGCGCCGTGCGGCGATCGGATACCTGCACGAACGGGGCCGGCCGGCGATCGGGGCCGTCGACGATGCCCGCTCCGATGTCGAGGTCAACCGGAGGTTGAACCTGGAGGACCGATGGTATTCGCCCACCGTCGTCGACGTCCATGCCGAGGCGGTGAAAGTATGTGCACGACTGGATGATTCGGCCACCCAGGTGGACATTCTGCTGAGCCCGGAATCGAGCCCGCCGGCCCGGGTGTTCCTGCCTCCGCTGGCCGTGGTGCTGCTCGTCGAGAATCTGGCGAAGAATGCCGCCGAGGCGGCGGCCGCGAACGCCTCTGCCGCAGAGGCCGATCGCGGGACCGTCTCGATCGGGATCGCCGTCGACGGCCGGAGCCGCCGGGTGGTCATCGATGTCGGCGACAGCGGGGACGGTGTCCCGGCCGCCGTGCGGGAGAGCCTGGAGCGTGGTGAGACACCCTTGTCCACCAAACACAGCGGCCACGGAGTAGGGCTCGCCGAGGTGCGGACGACCATCGAGGACCACGGCGGCGAACTGACCCTGCTGCCCGATCGAAGCCGTTGGGGCGGAGCCCACTTCAGGGCGACGCTACCCCTGTATCTGCGGGGGGCCGGGTAG
- a CDS encoding helix-turn-helix domain-containing protein — MTERRAAPPREGPVGREAVAAAVLTHAADLFAERGPTATSIRDIAERAGVNHGLVFRHFGTKDELVGRVLDHLGTESGTLAAAEGFSVTDPRFARHLRVLARCILDGYPVETLQQRFPVMQQLLDRTRADHPDDRTAALAVAHAAAFGLGWQLFEPFLRVSTGLQDLPATDLADLITTRIRHLLGADDR; from the coding sequence ATGACCGAACGCCGAGCGGCCCCGCCGCGCGAGGGACCCGTCGGCCGCGAGGCCGTGGCCGCCGCGGTCCTGACCCACGCCGCGGACCTGTTCGCCGAGCGCGGCCCCACGGCCACCTCGATCCGCGACATCGCCGAGCGCGCCGGAGTGAACCACGGCCTGGTGTTCCGCCACTTCGGCACGAAGGACGAACTGGTCGGCCGGGTACTGGACCACCTCGGCACCGAATCCGGCACCCTCGCCGCCGCCGAAGGCTTCTCGGTCACCGACCCCCGATTCGCCCGCCACCTGCGCGTACTGGCCCGCTGCATCCTCGACGGCTACCCCGTGGAGACGTTGCAACAACGCTTCCCGGTCATGCAACAACTCCTGGACCGCACCCGCGCCGACCACCCCGACGACCGCACCGCCGCCCTCGCCGTAGCCCACGCCGCCGCCTTCGGCCTCGGCTGGCAACTGTTCGAACCGTTCCTGCGCGTATCCACCGGCCTCCAGGACCTCCCCGCAACCGACCTCGCCGACCTGATCACCACCCGCATCCGCCACCTACTGGGCGCCGACGACCGGTGA
- a CDS encoding TauD/TfdA family dioxygenase, which produces MAESAVAERAAGGVVEGPRAAALPDYPPLLTGPFAHLAAERDRLAGLRWQHFDARQAGVTLGAEISGIDLGAELADEVIAELRRALHDYKVLFFREQPVSPERHLAFARRFGDLEIHPALRSNSEQPELVRFEKSATVSGYENSWHHDVTWREFPSMGAILHAISVPPIGGDTVFSDMYAAYDSLDQETRDEIENLDAIHDFLQAFRHLVPADQHAEMRARFPAVRHPVVCTHAATGRRHLYVNRVFVQRIEGPAPEASRALIDRLARTVDAPEHQVRLKWEPDTVAFWDNRAVQHYAASDYWPHTRIVERASIVGPRPVR; this is translated from the coding sequence ATGGCCGAGTCGGCGGTTGCGGAGCGGGCGGCGGGCGGGGTTGTCGAGGGGCCGCGGGCGGCGGCGTTGCCGGACTATCCCCCGCTGCTCACCGGGCCCTTCGCCCATCTCGCGGCGGAGCGGGATCGGCTCGCGGGACTGCGGTGGCAGCATTTCGACGCGCGGCAGGCGGGGGTGACCCTGGGTGCGGAGATCAGTGGGATCGATCTCGGCGCCGAACTCGCCGACGAGGTGATCGCCGAGTTGCGGCGGGCCTTGCACGACTACAAGGTGCTGTTCTTCCGGGAGCAGCCGGTGTCGCCGGAACGGCATCTGGCATTCGCGCGGCGATTCGGGGATCTGGAGATCCATCCGGCGCTCCGATCCAACAGTGAGCAACCGGAATTGGTGCGATTCGAGAAATCGGCGACGGTTTCCGGATACGAGAATTCCTGGCACCACGACGTCACCTGGCGGGAATTCCCTTCCATGGGTGCGATTCTGCACGCGATCTCGGTACCGCCGATCGGGGGTGACACGGTGTTCAGCGATATGTACGCCGCGTACGACAGTCTCGATCAGGAGACCCGCGACGAGATCGAGAATCTCGACGCGATCCACGATTTCCTGCAGGCGTTCCGGCATCTGGTGCCCGCGGATCAGCACGCGGAGATGCGGGCACGGTTCCCGGCGGTGCGGCATCCGGTGGTGTGCACACACGCCGCCACCGGGCGGCGGCATCTGTATGTGAATCGGGTGTTCGTGCAGCGTATCGAGGGGCCGGCGCCGGAGGCGTCGCGAGCGCTGATCGATCGGCTCGCCCGTACCGTCGACGCGCCGGAGCATCAGGTGCGGCTGAAGTGGGAGCCGGATACGGTCGCCTTCTGGGACAACCGGGCCGTACAGCACTACGCGGCAAGCGATTACTGGCCGCACACCCGGATCGTGGAGCGGGCCTCGATCGTCGGGCCGCGACCGGTGCGGTGA
- a CDS encoding TIGR03621 family F420-dependent LLM class oxidoreductase, producing the protein MATDDPEFAGRAPAAATPPRPIRFGTGPGRVDDAAALRAAGRHLESLGYATISMADHFMIPFAPLLALQALADATDTVRLTQTVLNQDFRHPAVLAKELATLDVLSGGRLEVGLGAGWMRAEYDHAGLRYDRDSVRIERLEEVTTIVAGLLGPDPVDFTGDHFTVTGLTGTPRPLQRPRPPIMIGGGGRKLLSVAGRHADIVQIVPRAPRTPGAPLAATFGPDAYDERITWVKAAAGQRFPDIELAAQLLAVTVTDDPDHGYATAADRLQRLLRRSGADLTVTPADLAAAPLAAIGTLDAVCEKLLRVRERFGINYFWAPVGSAPETLAPVIERLAGR; encoded by the coding sequence GCCGGCCGGGCACCCGCTGCCGCAACACCGCCGCGTCCGATCAGATTCGGGACCGGACCGGGCCGGGTGGACGACGCCGCCGCCCTGCGTGCGGCGGGCCGGCACCTCGAAAGCCTCGGCTACGCCACGATATCGATGGCCGACCATTTCATGATCCCGTTCGCACCCCTGCTCGCCCTCCAGGCCCTCGCCGACGCGACCGACACCGTCCGCCTCACCCAGACCGTGCTCAATCAGGATTTCCGCCATCCGGCCGTTCTCGCGAAAGAGCTTGCGACACTGGACGTCCTGTCCGGCGGCCGCCTGGAGGTGGGACTCGGCGCCGGCTGGATGCGCGCGGAGTACGACCACGCCGGCCTGCGCTACGACCGGGATTCGGTACGCATCGAACGACTCGAGGAGGTGACGACCATCGTGGCCGGCCTCCTGGGCCCCGACCCGGTCGATTTCACCGGCGACCACTTCACCGTCACCGGTCTCACCGGCACCCCCCGCCCACTGCAGCGCCCCCGCCCGCCGATCATGATCGGCGGTGGCGGCCGCAAACTCCTGTCGGTCGCGGGCCGCCACGCCGACATCGTCCAGATCGTGCCCCGCGCACCCCGCACCCCCGGCGCCCCGCTCGCCGCGACCTTCGGCCCCGACGCCTACGACGAACGCATCACCTGGGTGAAAGCCGCCGCCGGACAGCGATTCCCGGACATCGAACTGGCCGCCCAGCTACTCGCCGTGACCGTGACCGACGACCCCGACCACGGCTACGCCACCGCCGCGGACCGCCTGCAGCGCCTGCTCCGCCGATCCGGCGCCGACCTCACCGTCACCCCCGCCGACCTGGCCGCCGCCCCCCTGGCGGCGATCGGAACCCTCGACGCCGTCTGCGAGAAACTCCTCCGCGTCCGGGAACGCTTCGGCATCAACTACTTCTGGGCCCCCGTCGGCTCCGCCCCGGAAACCCTGGCCCCCGTGATCGAGCGCCTCGCGGGCCGCTGA